In one window of Spiroplasma corruscae DNA:
- a CDS encoding formate/nitrite transporter family protein, producing MSDKISNLEIEINELKKHDYTLLDGEHSFMLCGTLGGFKASIKKIQYTIIKQILLGLMSGVIIGFGYIACLTVMQGLPSNLESLVLGIIFPGCIILITFLGGALFTSHSLATIPMLKGCLTFREYIKAIVSVLVGNFLGTLLFALLYVAAGGFHNTAEGSIAQKIYETGAHKLYGVADQLMGTLMWGTCAITFIYSFFSGILCNLAVSATLPLTSATKSPTSAILLLVYPILYFAIGGFQHGPANSFFMWMMLLECIFTQDWASTNQTLTPEFIHVLIFFCLSTIPTLLGNWLGGSFLMAGILHTINKKYTTLLFMKLKLEKYEKILMLTKLNKDKIELKKEEKRIKQN from the coding sequence ATGTCGGATAAAATAAGCAATCTTGAAATAGAAATAAATGAGTTAAAAAAACACGATTACACTTTATTAGATGGTGAACATTCATTTATGCTATGTGGAACACTTGGTGGTTTTAAGGCATCTATAAAAAAAATTCAATACACAATTATTAAACAAATTTTATTAGGACTAATGAGTGGTGTTATTATTGGTTTTGGGTATATTGCATGCCTGACTGTAATGCAAGGCTTACCTTCAAACCTAGAATCATTAGTTCTTGGAATAATATTTCCTGGATGTATTATTCTTATAACATTTTTAGGAGGAGCTCTTTTCACAAGCCACTCTCTAGCAACTATACCTATGTTAAAAGGTTGTTTAACTTTTAGAGAATATATTAAGGCAATTGTTTCTGTTCTAGTTGGAAATTTCTTAGGTACTTTGCTATTTGCTTTACTATATGTTGCAGCTGGAGGGTTTCATAATACAGCTGAAGGAAGTATAGCTCAAAAAATTTACGAAACAGGGGCACATAAATTATATGGTGTAGCCGATCAATTAATGGGAACATTAATGTGAGGGACTTGTGCAATAACTTTTATTTATAGTTTTTTCTCAGGTATATTGTGTAATTTAGCAGTTTCTGCTACATTACCATTAACAAGCGCAACTAAAAGTCCAACCTCGGCTATATTATTATTAGTTTACCCTATTTTATATTTTGCTATTGGTGGATTTCAGCATGGACCAGCTAATTCATTCTTCATGTGAATGATGTTGTTGGAGTGCATATTTACTCAAGACTGAGCATCAACAAATCAAACCCTTACTCCAGAATTTATACATGTTTTAATATTCTTTTGTTTAAGTACAATCCCAACTTTATTAGGTAATTGACTTGGTGGAAGTTTTTTAATGGCTGGAATTTTACACACAATAAATAAAAAATATACAACTTTATTATTTATGAAATTAAAGCTTGAAAAGTACGAAAAAATTCTTATGTTGACAAAACTAAATAAAGATAAGATTGAATTAAAAAAAGAAGAAAAAAGAATTAAGCAAAATTAA